A genome region from Ptiloglossa arizonensis isolate GNS036 chromosome 4, iyPtiAriz1_principal, whole genome shotgun sequence includes the following:
- the LOC143146129 gene encoding potassium/sodium hyperpolarization-activated cyclic nucleotide-gated channel 1: protein MEEHVCELPHIFGNEGRFTSLINLKKLTLSQVWTNLIKASGKTPRSRIFFDNWAALSAERRRHETLAHPWIIHPFSLFRFIWDVIMSVIYLIAFLTIPFLICFIVMAHDGIYMDEWNLFVYAFCWLDIIFNCVTGYNDRKSRIIEMEPWKILKYLKILSILVNYSFEHYLCGFLLVDILSSLPWDRITLSWRRTPGEESNHIVVLINLLPLLKLLRYGSINFKIYELFTIGTCCLQSYFDIMHFYYQMLTMLMFGFYLMFWFSCMCYLIPVLVLHFQNTVPEKCTECWMLGSMSATVLFRFLHSLFMVIGKLSAAGYGLYLPETDGLLILSTILMVMGTLFACYVIVILIQIKAGRMASKTKFLVIMNQVVAYARHKQLPLHMKNRLLAYYQYRFRNSYFHEKSLLANLSESLRQEIALQSSHRLVKNVAIFNTLPKHILRMIVKNLKFELYLPNDVIVKAGAHGDCMFFLSAGTVSVLTHMGKEICHLEDGAHFGEVALLVPDQRRVASVIAIEVCEVYRLDRRDFRKCIAVHTELFANIERIATERLERVLLVEKQYKRNKLLLNVTTDTTFLVFKDNHTKHYSTVFLNKE, encoded by the exons ATGGAGGAACACGTGTGTGAATTGCCACATATCTTTGGAAACGAAGGTCGATTTACTTCTTTAATAAACTTGAAGAAGTTAACTTTAAGTCAGGTGTGGACGAATCTGATCAAGGCCAGTGGAAAAACACCAAGGTCAAGAATATTCTTCGACAACTGGGCAGCTCTGTCTGCTGAGAGAAGGAGACACGAAACTCTAGCACATCCCTGGATCATACACCCTTTTAGCCTCTTTAG gtTCATCTGGGATGTAATAATGAGTGTGATATACTTGATAGCATTTCTGACTATCCCATTCTTGATCTGCTTCATTGTGATGGCCCACGATGGTATCTATATGGATGAATGGAATCTTTTCGTTTACGCGTTCTGTTGGTTGGACATAATATTCAACTGTGTCACAGGTTACAATGATCGAAAAAGCAGGATCATCGAGATGGAACCATGGAAGATATTAAAGTACCTT AAAATATTGTCCATTTTAGTAAACTACTCATTCGA ACATTACCTTTGTGGCTTCCTCTTAGTGGATATTCTTTCATCGCTGCCATGGGACCGTATAACACTGTCATGGCGGCGAACACCAGGAGAGGAGTCCAATCACATTGTCGTTTTGATAAATCTTCTGCCACTTTTGAAGCTGTTGCGTTACGGCTCcatcaatttcaaaatttacgaattGTTCACG ATTGGTACTTGTTGTTTACAATCG tatttcgATATAATGCATTTTTACTACCAAATGTTAACCATGCTGATGTTTGGTTTTTACTTGATGTTCTGGTTTTCTTGTATGTGCTACTTGATACCTGTTTTGGTCCTCCATTTTCAAAACACGGTGCCAGAA AAGTGTACCGAGTGTTGGATGCTAGGATCAATGAGCGCCACTGTACTGTTTAGATTCTTGCACTCGCTTTTCATGGTCATCGGAAAACTTTCAGCTGCTGGTTATGGATTATACTTGCCAGAAACAGATGGACTTCTTATACTGAGTACCATCTTAATGGTGATGGGTACATTGTTCGCGTGTTATGTAATAG TCATACTAATTCAAATAAAGGCAGGAAGAATGGCGTCCAAAACGAAATTTCTAGTAATCATGAACCAAGTGGTTGCTTACGCGAGACATAAGCAACTGCCCTTGCACATGAAGAATCGTCTTCTGGCGTACTATCAGTATCGTTTCAGGAACAGCTACTTCCACGAGAAATCGCTTCTGGCGAACCTCTCAG AATCACTGCGTCAGGAAATTGCGCTCCAGTCGAGTCATCGTTTGGTCAAAAACGTGGCAATCTTCAACACCTTGCCAAAACACATTCTGCGAATGATCGTGAAGAATCTAAAGTTCGAACTGTACCTGCCGAACGACGTAATCGTGAAAGCTGGCGCTCATGGTGACTGCATGTTCTTTCTATCGGCTGGGACTGTCTCTGTGCTGACTCACATGGGGAAGGAG ATTTGTCACTTGGAAGATGGCGCGCATTTCGGTGAGGTGGCGCTTTTGGTTCCCGATCAGAGAAGAGTCGCGAGCGTAATCGCGATCGAGGTGTGCGAGGTGTATCGATTGGATCGTCGAGATTTCCGGAAATGCATCGCGGTGCACACGGAACTGTTCGCGAACATTGAGAGAATCGCGACCGAGAGACTCGAGAGGGTTTTGCTCGTCGAGAAACAATACAAACGCAACA AGTTGTTATTAAACGTTACGAC AGATACAACATTTTTAGTTTTCAAGGATAACCATACCAAGCACTACAGTACCGTATTTCTGAACAAAGAATAA
- the Task7 gene encoding TWIK-related acid-sensitive K[+] channel 7 yields MKRQNVRTLSLVVCTFTYLLIGAAVFDALESNTERKRWEFLSEVRRSMMKKYNITQEDYRMLEIVIIENKPHKAGPQWKFAGAFYFATLVLAMIGYGHSTPVTIGGKAFCMAYAMVGIPLGLVMFQSIGERLNKFASVVIKRAKSYLRCKKTEATEMNLMLATGMLSSIIITTGAAVFSRYEGWSYFDSFYYCFVTLTTIGFGDYVALQNDHALSNKPGYVALSLVFILFGLAVVAASINLLVLRFMTMNTGDARREDNELQPASHHVLTLDGEVVAVNGKLLAGHVPIVHDTDDCVSVCSCTCLRPANSELLDQGYQGYRPPTSAGLRVKRASV; encoded by the exons ATGAAGAGGCAGAATGTCAGGACCCTGTCTCTGGTAGTGTGCACCTTCACGTATCTGCTGATCGGAGCGGCGGTGTTCGACGCGCTCGAGTCGAACACGGAGAGGAAGCGTTGGGAGTTTCTCTCCG AGGTTCGTCGGAGCATGATGAAGAAGTACAACATCACGCAGGAGGATTACAGGATGCTGGAGATCGTTATTATAGAGAACAAACCGCACAAGGCGGGCCCACAATGGAAATTCGCGGGTGCCTTTTATTTCGCCACTCTTGTACTTGCTATGATTG GCTATGGACACTCGACTCCAGTCACCATAGGCGGGAAAGCGTTTTGCATGGCGTACGCCATGGTGGGAATCCCCCTGGGGCTCGTGATGTTCCAGAGCATCGGTGAACGTTTGAACAAGTTCGCTTCTGTCGTGATCAAACGAGCAAAGTCGTATCTACGATGTAAGAAAACAGAGGCGACCGAAATGAATCTCATGCTCGCTACTGGTATGCTCTCGAGTATAATAATCACCACCGGAGCAGCTGTGTTTTCGCGTTACGAGGGTTGGAGCTACTTCGACAGCTTCTATTACTGCTTCGTGACACTGACCACTATTGGTTTCGGTGATTACGTCGCTCTTCAG AACGACCATGCACTTTCCAACAAACCTGGATACGTGGCCTTAAGTTTAGTCTTCATTTTATTCGGCTTAGCAGTCGTCGCTGCCAGCATAAACTTGTTGGTGCTCCGTTTTATGACAAT GAACACGGGGGACGCGCGCCGCGAGGACAACGAGCTCCAGCCGGCATCGCACCACGTTCTCACCCTGGACGGCGAGGTGGTCGCCGTGAACGGTAAACTATTGGCCGGTCACGTGCCGATAGTCCACGATACGGACGACTGCGTGAGCGTGTGCTCGTGCACGtgtctcagaccagcgaactCCGAGCTACTCGATCAGGGTTACCAAGGGTACAGGCCACCGACCTCTGCCGGGCTCCGCGTGAAACGCGCATCCGTCTGA